A region of the Thamnophis elegans isolate rThaEle1 chromosome 1, rThaEle1.pri, whole genome shotgun sequence genome:
ctgaaAGACGGAGATAGAGTATGTTAAACAGGTAATTGCAATGGGTAAGAAATGGAAAAGGGGGTACCAGCTGGATGGAAATGaggcaaaaggaaaaaataattggagatggaaagagacaCATGAAAAGAAAGGAGCTCTGAATAGGCTACACAAAAGGTTAAAGGCATCAAGAGAtcatttctttcccagttactggCCATAGGCTAAaatcacatgcatgcacactgtccttccgcccagtggtgggttccaaaattttttacaacctattctgtaggtgtggcctgttttgtgggagtggcttggcggtcatgtgacgggtggccaacttgtaaaatgtagtgaaacttagttaacaatgcttttgcttagcaaccaaaatgtttgctcagaaactctggcatttgaagcacgcaggtcttaaagctgtcaagttacaagacccttgcaccattAAGATTTTAGAAAAAACCCAGAGGGATGTTcaaatttgacaactttaagacttgtggacttcaactcccataattcctcctccagtcatgttggctgaggaactctgacatttgaagtgtgcaagtcttaaatctgtcaagttacaagatccttgcacccctaaccctttacaaaaaaaacccaggggtgttcaaacttgacagctttaagacttgtggacttcaactcccagaattcttccttccctcattcAGCTGCTATTGCCGGGTGCCACCAGAACAAGCGAGGTCTTGGGAGggactttccctccccctccagattCCCCATGCAGGGAGAGAGGAagtgggctggtttgaatgcgggTGAGTGGGTGGTTTAGTGGCCAGTGAGTGCCTCCTTCACTTGTTCgggcaggtggagaaagaaaggaggcatgcaaTAGCTAAAGGCGAACGAGCTCTCCTTTGCCTTTGGTGGCGGGAGTGCTTTCTCACgcgcctcctttctttcttcgcTTGCCTCCTTCACTCATCCGGGCAggcggagaaagaaaggaggtgcaTGATAGCAGGCTTGAATGTgagtctcctttctttctccgcctgcctccttcactcgttcgggcagggggagaaagaaaggaggctcgCGATAAAGCACCCCCACCACCAAGGGCGAAGGGGAGCGCCTTCACCCTCGGCTATCGTGCACCTCCTTTCTTTCGCCGCCTGCCCGAACGAGTAAAGGAGGCCACTAAACTGCCCACTTGCCTGTGTTCTAACCAGCTCACCTCCTCTTTcccggcatgggctctctggagggggagggaaggtctgcggggggggggagcgaggccaggggagggaccatTTTGGTACGGGGCTTCCTGAGGCTCCAGTACACAAACACACGCCAGATTTCTGGCACCGGTACGCGTGTACCGGACTGGACCACCTGAAACCGACCTCTGCTCCACCTACTTGCTGCTTTTCtaatctattttctatttctgatGTAAGATCATTTTTCTCTTACTTGCTATTTTGGTGGAAAAACTCACCATCTATTAGATAAATCTGATATAATTTACCAACTGAAAAATTCCATAACCGAATTAAATAATATCTGGATTTACAATCTTCCTTCCACAATAAAATTACCACCATCAGCCAGGATTTTCAACACAATTGGGAACTGCTAGATTTTGTTCTGAAATACATAGATCTGATATTCTTGCCTTATGTATGGTATCACAATCTGGAGATGAGAGTCCTTCTGAGATTCTACAAGATGAACAACTCATTATGTACATTCTACAACCAGTGGAAGGGTTTCTGGATTACATAGTGAATATTTAAGAGATTTAGGCGTCAGGATCAACCTGTATACTTGGTATTACTAAAAATACATAGAGTTATCTGTGGATTTGACATAGTCTAAGTTGCCCACTTGCTTTTCTTGCCATCACTCTTTTCTTCTGAATTACTTCTAGGTCTCAGTGGAAGGGAAAAAGGCCAAGCCTGTTTCTCTCTTACAATTAGCTGCTTGTAATGGACTTTGCCTCCTTCTTCGTTTGCCCCAGCTGACCAGTGGGGGACAAGTTCTTCCAAAGACTTTGCTTGAAGTTCTGTCAGATGGCAAAATCCTAAAAGTTGGGGTAGGATGTTGGGAAGATGCCAGTAAGTTATTTCATGACTATAGTGTAACTGTCAAAGGGACTGTGGACCTCCGCTATCTGGCCCTAAGACATAGGTATGTATCTTTGAGAGGACAGGTGCTGGGTAACCTTGATTTAACAGACCATTTGTATTGGAAATGTTGGCTGTTCCTGAATGACAATAGTATATCATTGGAGTCATTTTTATGCAAACTATATCATCGGGGTCATTattatgcaaatgtaacaaattatatcatttgtGTCATTTGACATTTGCTCAAACAATATAATTTTGTGAGAATGACTTAATCTACATAGCGGTATTATCATACAAATTATGTAAATAACAGTAAATGAGGGAAATACAATAGAATTTTTTGGTTTGGCATTTTAAAAGTCCCTCATCTACAGACACAATGGATATGTCTTTTATTATGGTAGAGTGttcagatggaaattttgtccatTACACCCAAAAATCTGTTGAATTGAGGTTTCACCATAATTGTGTTTTCTTATGTTCCTAACATTTTGTTATCTGAGAAGGTTATAATTTAACATAATTTTAGGgcttttcattctctagaatattaaatgcatggagtgttgGCAATGTTTCATTGTTAACTGtaccttatttattttaaattttgagaTACAGTACATGTAGGCCCTGTTTATACAATATGTTTTACCCAACCAGTTATTCATCTAATCACATCTATCTATTCCTAGCTTTAAGGCACACATTATACTCCTATGTCAAAAATCTTCATTTTGTGGAATACAGTGTCCCTGTTGATTTTCTCCAGGAGTGTTTGGTGTCACAAGGGTCCTTTTTTCCAAAAGGATATTAGCAAGTCTTCATTATGTTACCAGCCCTTTCCACATTGgtcagaaaagggaaagaaaagcaaCTTTGCTGAAAACTAGAAATTCACATGAATTTACAGCTTTCACTCATTCTAGCTACCTTTCTTTGCTGCCTCCCTGCTTTCCTGGTCCCCTAATTGCCCATCTTAAAAACCCACTTGATCCCCCTGTTAAGTATGCTATATAAACATAAAGTTTTCTCCCATTGTTAGCTAAATGGTTGCAATTATGAAATGGACTCAAGAAAAAGTTAACTTGCTGTTGCTAACTTAAACATCAAAACCCCaaattgacagacagacagacagacagacggacggacggacggacggacggacggacacacacacacacacacacacacacaaccacacacacacagtgatgaTTTGATTCCTAAGATTTGTTTGATGGGATAATGgacatttttttcctcctctatGTACAACCCTGAAGTAAGACCTTCTCCACAAATGGGCTCAGCCTGAAATCTCTTGCCGAAAAGCTTCTCCAATATTCGCTTGACAAATCTCTGCACTTGTGCTGCAGCAATTGGGAAACAGAACAATTAACTCAAGAAcaggtttgttttctttgtaagctttGTACTAGCAGCTTTCAATTAAGGTAACTCATGATTGTTAACTGGTCCTTCATTTTGGCAGTCAGATCCCTCTATTCTCCCAATGGAAGGAGTGGTAGGAGGACAGATGTTAAAACACGGGGAACCTTTGAACATAGGAAATGACTTGAAATCCTTAGGTAAAATTATTATAGCTCTTTTCTGTTTTAGGGTTGGGTGGACGAAGAATTAATGTGATGACATGGCGACTTTACTAAAAGAGGTGATGCTTAATCAGTTGCTTTTGCTTTATTTCAGGTTTTAAACGTGCTCTCCCACTTCCATTCTTGTCCTTAATtcctccccacaaaaaaaaaacatgggctAAAATTGGGCTCCCATTCTAGCTTGGTTTTGGTAGTGGTGGGGGAAAACAACTACTGCTGTATCCCTGTTGCTGCCACATTCCTCTGAAGAGATCTTGAAGAGCAAATGTGGATTGTCATGCATATATTATAGTCTCGTTGAACATTTTGGGGGGATGCTTCTAAATAGAATAAAGAGGCTTTCCCTCATGATGTGCCTTCTATGAGGGAGCACAAAAAAGTCTTCTGGTGGATTTTTTGATGCTCTTGTGGCTCAACTCTGTTCTGCCACAGTAACAAGCCAAGAAACTCAGTCTTTCCTCACATGATTAGTGTGGGGCAACATCAGTTGCTATTGAGAAAAACAACCACCAATCTCTCTCCCTTAGGAAGAAGACTGTCAGCTTCTcaagtagaccagacaggaaacaggaAAAAGACAGATTTTGATAGATGGTTAGATCATCTGCCAGAATCTCACTAATCTGTAGACAGGCATGTGCATATGGTTCTATCTGGAAAATCTGGCAATCTATATATTTCTATGGTGAGTTCTGTGCCAGGAAAAGAGGAAAATACTACTTCTAAACTGCAGCAGCTAAATTCAGATATACACCATACCTCCTGTAGTCTGGGAATGAGATAAAAGTAACATTACTCAGAATCTCTCTTGAAGGAGATGGGCGATCTAGaaatatgacaaataaataaatgttaggaGAGCTTCGCCTAAAAAGGTGGATAGTAAGGTAATTTTGGTCTATGGTTAGCAGCACAAgaaagaacttttttattttactaaCTGTAAAAtaaagtgtgcagcagctgccaaaaaagccaacacagttctaggctgcataaacagagagatagaatcaagatcaagtgaagtgttaataccactttataatgccttggtaaggccacacttggaatactgcattcagttttggtcaccacgatgtagaaaagatgtggagactctagaaagagtgcagagaagagcaacaaagatgattaggggaatggagacaaacatatgaggaacagttgcaggaactgggtatgtttagtttaataaaaagaaggactaggggagacatgatagcagtgttcaaatatctcaggtgttgccacaaagaagagggagtcaaactattttccaaggaacctgaaggtagaacaagaagcaatgggtggaaactaatcaaggagagaagcaacttagaattgaggagaaattttcttgacagttagaacaattaatcagtggaacagcttgcttccagaaattgtgaatgccccaacactggaagtttttaagcagatgttggatagccatttgtctggaacagtataaggtttccagcctaggcagggggttggactagaagacctccaaggtcccttccaactctgctattatatttgtatttgtctgtTGTTCATTCCATTTGTTGTTTGGAGCAATTCTCCTTGGGTATTTAAGGTGCTGATGAATATGTTAAGGCATACCTCTTGGTTTTCTTCCTCAGATTAATTATGCTGCTCGAGATGCACAGGTGTCAGTGGCTTTGTTCCTCCACCTAGTGAACCTTCCCTGCCCCCCTTGTGCATCAGGTGATGGACATGTTCTTCCTGCTTGGGAAAAGGTTCTGAGGAAATGTCAGGGTTTGGTGGATGTACccttcaagggaaaaaataatagctTTGGTGATGATGAAAATCCAGGAAATGTGGACCAAAGCCCACAGCATAAGAAACTTCCATCCTCCCCAATCAACCAACAGGGGAAGGATCCTCGGAAGCACAAAAGGAAGCCTCTGGGTGTAGGATATTCTGCCAGGTAAATGTTCCTTGTGCAACTTTTTATCAAAATGTCCAAGAAGACAcaaccccaacccccccccccaaagctccaaccccccccccactttttagcATAGTTTTTATTGCTGGCCAAtcttttttatgctttttaactttttatatgtAATTTAATCTTGTGGTATTTTATGCCTTTTAATTTCTTGTACCTTATCCTCCTTATGTTAGTCTTTGACCTTAATAAAAGTTAATTAGAATGGattaaatctccccccccccagtctttaaacattttattacatAGATTAAATATTTTGTGAAGATTCTCTATTGAAAATCCATGCCTGCAACTCGGAGATTATGCACATAGTGGTTTAGAGACTATTTTCCTCTTCTTGGCCAAATACTCAATgaatttagagttggttttctgCTCTGTGGGACATCAGAGGATCATGATTAGAGCTCCTTGAATGTGGATGTGATAGTGAACTATAATGGCAGTTAGCTTGTTTACTCTAGACAATTAGGCAGACCTTTGCTCTCATTGTTCAGACTCTTATCAAGTGTGAAATGTTCATCTAATCCACTGCATTGGTTCTGtgggaatatgtatgtatgtatgtatgtatgtatgtatgtatgtatgtatatgtaggtctttggttattcgggttttctcccgcgtaaaattgggaAGTGTCTTggcatacatatgtatgtatgtatgtatgtatgtatatgtgtatgtatatgtatacatatatatatatgtacacacacacacacaaacacacacatacacacacacgttgcatttgtgctgatggAATTCgattctcagtaagggtatggctacctgatgagagctaaatagcttgaaatagatctatactagtctccctttatttatttatcagcacaaatgcaacacaaatgtaacaaaggcaaaagacagaaaagggaagcagtatgcttcctcccatatttgggcataccaggggttgtgacactatatatatatatatatcagtgacgtgctgtgaggtttatgactggtaaggcactgacacagggatttcaatttttttttagacttgtggacttcaactcccagaattccacagccaggcatgctcagttccgatttaaagcgacaacatttgtttttctcctttgcaaaaaagttttccttcattctttttcttctccctccccctccttcctccctctctccctccctcccccctctctcaaacagacacaggcacacagagaagttggatccctctctcactcactcactctcaaacaaacacaaacacagaagttggattggatataatttccaatggcttgaaagcatctcctctgccatacccccccttcccctgctgccttccgatccgagcctttgattgcaggtgggggcacgttgccttttcaaacttgtaatcagtgaagctgggcttatatacttttatccagctgtgtgtgtgtgtgtgtgtgtgtgtgtgtgtgatgtgtttgaaaaggcaacatggctctgcatgcaatcaaactttttgaattcctccccctcccttcaacccacacatgtaccttttccagctgtttcagagaggatttcaactctgctcttgcctgccatcatgaaaagaaaaaaaaatgtaaaaggaaaaaggcatgagctgaggtcaggctgagctagttgctgccagagcctctaaaaagcctctaaaaatgccctctacaggaggcaggagaacgacgtgcctcatctacgtcaggaaattttcggcttttaacccttgcttaactctgctcaagtgatcataaagtcagactagatgaggcaccgcGTTCTCCtgtcgcctcctgtagagggcacttttttagagccttttttaaacagttaagcactaagcagactcatccatggtgattcgggtcttttcccgtgtaaagccagctgggtggctaaaatcacccagctggctttcatgcttaaggactACGAGCTGGGTATCCCAGCTCGTAGTCCTTAACCTTAACCATTGCACAGCACTGGTTTTCATTGAattatatgcatttatttaaaaattctgTGGATTTTACTCCCTATAAAATGTGCATAGTTTTAAGCCTTTACTCGGGAGCATGTTGAGTTAAAATCAGTGGTAAATGCAATGGAAAAACAGTGAGGAGGTAGttatttaatgtttttaacagatgcacaggtagtcctcgacttacagcagtttgtttagcgatcgttcaaagttacagtggcactgaaaaaaatgacttacgaccattgttcacatgaccattgcagcattccatggtcacatgatcagaattcagatgcctggcaactgactaTTTATGATCCTTGCAGTGTCTCAaggtgatgtgatcaccttttgccaagcaaagtcaatgggggagccagtgTCAGTTAACATTCATGttaataattttaacaactgcagtgattcacttaacaagtgtggcaagaaaggttgtcaaatgggacaaaattcacttaataaatgttttgcttagcaatggaaattttgggatcagttgtgtttgtaagtggagaactacctgtactcaaTAAAAGGAAGCATTTATTATGACCTAAAAATCCCAGATTCTTATCTGATAGTGATTACAGCATTCTTTTGTTTACCCAGGAGATCTCCCTTGTATGATAATTGCTTCTTGCATGCTCCAGATGGGCAGCCTTTATGTACATGTGATCGCAAGAAAGCCCAGTGGTATCTGGACAAAGGCATTGGAGGTTTGTGAATCTGTTCTTTTAGAGTCAAAAGGCCTGAATACAAGTTTGAAAAGAAGTGTGCTTGCTTTTGTGATAAAGATGTCCTAAAAAAGCCATGTTCGTAATCCAAAATCCATAATTGGATAATGCCTTTATTAATACTAACTAAATGATGTCAAAAATATGCTTCAGGCACTTCAGGACTGTTTATGAAGCAAGATAATAGAAAAATTAGAGACTGAGGAAACGAGATTAGCCTAGATGGTCTAGCTACAACATTTGCAGCTTAGAATTAGCATATTTtgtggactataagatgcacctggctataagacacacctaaatttaaaggaggaaatcaagaaaaaaatagtttttggcctctgcaccttatgtttttgccctcccccccatttttggcctgcagtgcttctgggggcctgggAGTGTGAAAACACGATGCACGGAGGGCTTGGGAGCCCCAAAATGCCCATAGTCAATCTATAAGACACCCCTAAATGTTTGATGGAATCAGGATGTTCATTCCATTTGTTTCACTGAGACAGAGGCTCTTTCTACTGTTAATACCTGCCTTCTAACCATGGGACTCCTATGCTCTTctacctttttcttttcattgcctAAAATGGGATTTCTTATCTCAGTTCTGtttgaaaaaaaagagaggagaaacaTGGGCAGCTGAATCATCCATAGACTTAAGGTTAAACAAAAGAGATAGGGCTACAAATTTGGAGGCTACCATGGAAAATTAGCAAATTTTATACATCATTTTATGCCTCAAAGGCTCTTATGTTGAAATTCAATTATACGTATTCATTTTTGTTTATCCATTATTTGGAGCAGGAGTGGGGAGCCCCCCCCCATGTTGCTGAACTAGAGTTCTTTAGTACACTAGCCTTCAGGctaatggtggggggggggactttgacATTGCAGATCAGTGACATCTGGAGTGTCACAGTCCTTGAGAGCATCAGAGGACAGGCATTAATATTCTCTGTTTTTTTTGTGATTGTTATTTCAGAATTAGTAAACATGGAGCCATTTACTGTGAGATTAAAGTTTGAGCCCTCTGGACGCCCTGAATCAACTGTGGATTATTACTTGACAGTCAAAGAAAatctgtgtgttgtgtgtggcaaaaaaGAATCTTACATTCGGTGAGTTGTTCAGAAAGCAGCTCTGTCTGGCTGATCTAACTACTGAAAGGGCTTAAGCTTCCTACCCCATTATGCTGTGTTTAAGAAATAAGAATAGCATTAAATCCAATGAAGGTGTAGGGATGTCCTTGTAAACATATATAGATAAAGATCTGAGTATTTCAGTGGCTGCAACATCAATTTTAATGTGCCATAAATAACCAAGATAATACAATATCAACTTTTGTACATCTGAACTTCATAAGTATTGAAGTGTCATAGGATGATGAGTAGATTGCATATCAACAAAGTTTACAAGTTCCATTCATGTTTACAAACTGCTGTGTTTTCTTCACGTATTTTGGGATGCAAGTAGTGGCATAATTATTTGTAATGGTTTGCTTTTATCATTAACTTCTGGAACACTAGGTTTTTTTTAGTGGAAAGAAGTATAAATTAAACTGATAGATGAACAATTGAGTTCTTGGTGCACCATGAGCCTGATTGTTTATttgcagaaatttcattacccaactaagtaaaaTCATCAGTGTAAATGAATGGGGTTTTACTGCCTATTTATATACAATGTACTTGCCAGTTTTGGTGGGGGTATAGTTTTCTCTTTGATGGTTTCTTCATCAGAGTATTGTTTTCTACCTAATTATTTAATCTGGTACTTATCTAAATATGGGCTGCTGGAGGGGATGTGTTGCAGTCTTTTGGTTTCCTTCCTaggagttttgtttttttcaaatggtgtgtaaatgtgggTTATTAATTTATTAGTATGGTTTATATGTCTCTTGTATGGCTGATTTAGTGAATTCCAAGCTTACAGAAATTCCATAGCATTTTGGGGTTTGGCTTGGTCTAAGAATAATGAACACTAAAGAAAACAATACATGAAGATAATGAACACTGTGAGAAAATTTGTTTTAACGGCTTTtacccgtgtttccctgaaaaaaaaatcttttgagctccaaaataagcactagggcttatttttgggtgggtgttttttttttctatgtatgggaggcccacttcttctgcttgttcATGGCAGGGCAGGAGGCCACGTGATGCGCCAGTGCTGCTTACGCAAGGCAGGGGATGGAGCTGCCCCATGTACCCCACACCTGCTTACTTCAGGGCCCCCACAGCTAGGCCACCCACGCCTCAACCCTTGCCTCGTCTTGCGGCAGTGACTCTGGCAGCCTCGTCTAGCAAAACCCCGCATGGGCGCTGacccacttctgcttgctcacaGCTGCAATGGAGCAGGAAGCTGAGTGACACGCCAGTGCCGTGGCCATGAGGCGAGGTGCGGGTGGGGGGGAATAGAGCTGCCTCATGCACCCTGCCCTACCCTGTCATGGCCCAACACACTCGCCTTGCAGCCGTGGCACCACCACAccactcagcctcctgctccattgCAGCCGAGAGTAAGCGGAAGTGGGCCACTGGCCATGTTGCTGTTGCCATGAAGCAAGTGTCAGggtgtggatggcctggctgcatGGGCCCTGAGGTAAACCGGTGCGGTGTGGGGCAGATCCATGCCACTGCTGCACCTCGTGGTTGCGGCACTACGAGCAACCAGACGGAATGGGTGGGTAGCTGCGCAGGGTCTTaaatagggcttatattaggcgcaTGTGTAAAACATGCTACGGTTTATTTTTAGATTAGGGCTTTCCAGGAAACGGTATTAGAAGCCAAGCTGATAACGGTACTCTTCAAACAAGCATGTTCCATAGCTATAGAGTAGTCATCAAGATTCTCCTGActcatattaattttttaaacatattCTTCCCTGCACTAATTTTGTGCCATCTACCCTATAATAGATTATTTGTATGCTGTAAGTGTTGCATAGCACCCTA
Encoded here:
- the EXD2 gene encoding exonuclease 3'-5' domain-containing protein 2, which codes for MPRPTAVTVTVATLFGIAAGSLAVWRVIQRRKHKTCFTPSQGGNIKEWEKKNISEDIFHSFLPSPTICWLEEILEAKVIIISEAEKWHEVEPILTKELECCPVLGIDCEWVSVEGKKAKPVSLLQLAACNGLCLLLRLPQLTSGGQVLPKTLLEVLSDGKILKVGVGCWEDASKLFHDYSVTVKGTVDLRYLALRHSKTFSTNGLSLKSLAEKLLQYSLDKSLHLCCSNWETEQLTQEQINYAARDAQVSVALFLHLVNLPCPPCASGDGHVLPAWEKVLRKCQGLVDVPFKGKNNSFGDDENPGNVDQSPQHKKLPSSPINQQGKDPRKHKRKPLGVGYSARRSPLYDNCFLHAPDGQPLCTCDRKKAQWYLDKGIGELVNMEPFTVRLKFEPSGRPESTVDYYLTVKENLCVVCGKKESYIRKNIVPHEYRKHFPIQMKDHNSHDVLLLCTACHALSNYYDNHLKQQLAEEFGAPIGCEEGVRLLEDPTRRLVRSAARALVNADSLPAARKEELLQLIRDFFASDTVSPEMVQEAAGLETRIFNENYVPHGLKVVQSFAQGGLYALMGLEKRWRQHFLDVMQPKHLPAQWSVDHNHDKLIKKYGETLQIELS